CGGGACTCGGTGGACCAGCAGCTGCCGGTCTTCCTGGGCAGCGCGGCCGGTGCCCTCGCCCTCGTCGCCTTCGGTACGGGCCTGGTGAGCCGACGGCTGCGCCGCCAGACCCACGGCCTTGGTCCGACGGAGATGACCCGGATGTACGAGCACCACGACGCGGTCCTGCACGCCGTCCGCGAGGGCGTGCTCATCACCGGACGGGACCGCCGCCTCCTGCTGGCCAACGACGAGGCGCGTCGGCTCCTCGACCTGCCGGCGGACGCGGAGGGCCGCCGCGTCACGGACCTGGGGCTCGACGCCGCCCTCACGGCCCTTCTGGCGTCGGACCGGATCGCCACGGACGAGGTCCATCTGGCGGCGGACCGTCTCCTCGCGCTCAACAAGCGGGTCACGCTGCCCGTCGGTGGTCAGCAGGGCAGCGTGGTGACCCTGCGTGACACCACCGAGCTGCGCTCACTGTCCGGGCGGGCCGAGGTGGCGAGGGAGCGGCTGACCCTGCTCTACGACGCGGGGGTGCGCATCGGGTCGACCCTGGACGTCGTGCGTACCGCGGAGGAGCTGGCGGAAGTGGCGGTCCCCGGGTTCGCCGACGTCGTCACCGTCGAACTCCTGGATCCGGTGCTCCGTGGTGAGGAACCGGCCGGGGCGAGCGCCGAGCTGCGCCGGTCGGCCATCGCCGGCCTCAGCGAGGACCACCCCCTCTACCCTTCCGGAGAGCTGATCCGCTTCGTGCCCGGATCGCCGGTGGAGACCAGTGTCAGCGAGGGCCGCTCCGTGGTGGTGGCCGACCTCGCCTCCTCGCCCGGATGGCGCGCCCAGGACGAGGAACGGGCCCGGCGGATCCTCCACTACGGCATCCACTCCCTGGCGGTCGTACCGCTGCGCGCGCGGGGTGTGGTCCTGGGGGTGGCGAACTTCTGGCGGGCGGGTGTGTCCACGCCGTTCTCCGACGAGGACCTGTCGTTCGCCGAGGAGCTGGCGAGCAGGGCCGCGGTCTCCATCGACAACGCCCGCCGCTACACCCGTGAGCACACGATGGCGGTCACGCTGCAGCGCAGCCTGATGCCGCGCACCCTCCCCGACGACGAGGCGCTGGACGTGGCCTCCCGCTACCTGCCGGCGGAGTCCGGCGTGGGCGGCGACTGGTTCGACGTGATCCCGCTGCCCGGCGCCCGGGTGGCACTGGTCATCGGTGACGTCGTCGGTCACGGCCTGCATGCCGCGGCGACCATGGGCCGGCTGCGGATCGCCGTGCACAACTTCTCGGCCCTCGACCTCTCCCCGGACGAGCTGATCGGGCATCTGGACGAGCTCGTGGCGCTCCTCGACGTGCAGGGCGAATCGTCCGAGGGCGGGGGAGAGGTGATCACCGGAGCCACGTGCCTGTGTGCCGTGTACGACTCCGTCTCCGGTGAGGTCATCGTGGCCACGGCAGGACACCTCCCGCCGGCGGTCGTCCGACCCGACGGAACCGTGGAGTTCCTGGCATCACCGGTCTCCCCTCCCCTCGGGCTGGGCGCCGGCATGCCCGTGGAGACGACCCGTACGACCCTGCCGGAGGGTTCGAGGCTCGTGTTCTACACCGACGGGCTTCTGGAGGACCGCAGCCGGGACGTCGACGCGAGCCTGGATGCCCTCCGCGAGGCCCTGGCGGGGCCCGACCGTACGCCGGAGGAGACCTGCGCCGCCGTCATCGACACGATGCTGCCGGCGGGATCGAGCGACGACGTCGCCCTTCTCGTGGCGCGCGTCGGCCGCCTGGACCCGGACCGGGTGGCCGAGTGGGAGGTGGCGCGCGACCCTGCGGCCGTGAGTCCGGTCCGCAACGCGTGCGCCCGCAAGCTGGCCGAGTGGGGCCTGGAGGACATCGCCTTCGGTACGGAGCTCATCCTCAGCGAACTGATCACCAACGCCGTCCGCTACGGCATCGAGCCCATCCGGGTGCGTCTCCTGCACAGCGGCTCCCTGATCTGCGAGGTCTCCGACGGCAGCAGCACCTCCCCGCACATCCGGCGCGCCGACGACACCGACGAGGGAGGCCGGGGCCTCTTCCTCGTCGCCCAGTACGCCGAGAAGTGGGGCACCCGCTACTCCCCGCGGGGGAAGACCATCTGGGCGGCCCAGGCGACCGGCCCCGGAGCGGGGCCCGACCTGGACCAGCTGGGGGAGGACGACATTCTCGGCCAGTGGGACGACGTGGAGCTGTGAGGTCCCGCGGGCGGGCGCGCTCCTCGCGGTCAGCCCCGGGACGCCCGAGTAGGCTGAGGTGTACCCGTACCGATCCCCTGGCCCTTGTGGAGACGCCGTGGTCGGACCTCCCCGGATGCGTGCCGCCGCCTTCGTCGCCTGCCTCTGCGCCGTGGCGCTCGGCCTCGGTGCATGCGGGGAGGGGAACGAGCCGGTGCGGGTGGTGCCTCCCTCCGCGGCGAGCTCCGCCGAGGAGGCGGGCGGCATGGACGCGCTGATCGAGGCGGCGAAGAAGGAGGGCACGCTCCACACGACGACCCTGCTGCGTCACTGGGCGAACTACGGCGGCCTGATGGACGGCTTCGAGGAGAAGTACGGGATCAAGATCGTCAACAGCAACCCGTTCGGGTCGAGCCAGCAGGAGATCGACGACATCAAGCGGAGTCGTGGCAAGGCGACCGCCCCCGACGTGCTCGACCTCGGTGACGCCTTCGCCCAGTCGGCCACGCGCCAGGGCCTGCTGGCCCCCTACCGGGTCGCCGCCTGGGACGAGATCCCGCCGAACCAGAAGGACCCGGACGGCGCCTGGTTCAACAGCTACGGCGGCTATGTGTCGATCGGCTGCGACCAGAGCCGGGTCGCGGTCTGCCCGGTCTCCTTCGCCGATCTGCTCAAGCCGGAGTACCAGGGCATGGTCGCGCTCAACGGCAACCCCACGACGGCCGGGTCGGCGTTCGCCGGCGTGTACGCGGCAGCCCTGGCCAACGGAGGCTCGTTCGACGACATCCAGCCGGGCATCGACTTCTTCGCCGAACTCGACGACGTCGGTAACTACAACCGCGGTAACCCCAACCCGGAAGCGATCGTCCGCGGCGAGACCCCGATCAGCATCGAGTGGGACTTCCTCAACCTCAGGCATGTCGACGAGCTGCGGGGTACCGATGTGCGCTGGAAGGTGTCCATCCCCTTCGACGGAAGCTTCTCGCAGTACTACGCCCAGGCGATCAACAAGCATGCCCCACACCCGGCCGCGGCACGTCTGTGGCAGGAGTACCTCGCGGACCCGGAGGGCCAGAACCTACGGCTGACGGGCTATGCGCGCCCGGTCCTCATGGACGTCATGGCCAAGGACGGCACTCTCGACGAGGTGAAGGCGTCACGTCTCCCGACGGTCGAAGGCGGAGCCCCGGCGTTCCCGACCGCCGCGCAACTGGCCAAGGCGCTGCGGGTGGTGGAGAAGAACTGGACCGCGGCCGTCGACGGGTGAACGCCGAAGGCAGCCACACGTACTCAGACGAGGTCGCGGTAGAGGCAGGTGGCGCGTCCTATTCCTGCGCGCCGACGGGTTCCGGTTCCCGGACGACGTGCCGGGTTCGGGCGGCGTCGTGAGACGCCGTCAGACGGCACTGAGCTGTGTTACCCCGGGGGCCCTGAGCCGGGTCGCCTCACCTGAGTGCGGGGTCCCGTTGATACGAGAAGGTGCCGGCTTCCTGAGCATGGGGTGCCGGGCGCGGACACGACGTCGGGCGGGGATTCGAACTTGGCCGAGCGGTGTGCCCGACGCGGATCCGGAGCGAGCAGCTGAAGGCGAGCGCTCCGACTGCGTCATCAGCGTCGAGTTCGTCTTGCCGTCGGGCGGGCGTCTCGCCGAGGCCGGCGCCGCCGTCGCCCACCTGGCACCCGGGCAGGTCGCGCGCGGCCGGGCCGTGAGTCTGCCGCAGGTCGACTGCCCGTCACCTGCCGGCTCGCCGACGTCGTCCGCGTCGCTTCCTGACCTCAGGCGGTCCGCTACCCGCTACCCGCTACCCGGTGACGTGGACCCGGAGCTCGTATCGTGCGGCGCTGCTGATCGCTTCCCCTGTCCGGTGAGGTCGACGGGGGTGAGAAGCCGAGGAGCGCGGCATCGGCGGCCTCACGCAGCAGCGGCACGATCTCGTCGGCCGGCCGTGGTGGGAGACGGTGAGCGGGTGTGGAGGCTGGGGAGGTCGTCGCGCCGGACGGCATCGAGCCACTGCGGCAGCCTTCCCCTTGGCGCTCGGTGAGCATCTGGGCGAAGGAGCGGACGTGAGTGGTGCGCGGCGACCAGTGAGGCGGCGGAGGCCTGTGGCTGGCGCTATTCGGTGATCACGGGATGGCGTCCACAGGTGCTCTCGGGTCTGGACGCGCTGTCGGCTCAACGGCGGCCGTTGACGGACCAGCTGGGCTGCCAGCCGGCCCTCCTCGCGGCCGCCGACGGGCCGGTTCCGTTCGGGGAACTGGTACAGGCGACACGGCTGCCGGCGGTGGGCCGGGCCCACGCGGTTCAGCGCTCGGTGGCGGTCGCGTCGTAGCCGGCAGGGGAAGTGGGGGGCGAGGTGGCGGTGCCGTGGTCGGTGCCGGGGGTGTCCTTGGGTTCCGTGATGCCTTCCATGCACCGACGGTATCGGGCAGGACGGACACGTGGGGTGAGGACGCGGCTCGGCGCCCCCTGGGGGTGCCGCCTCAGGGCCGGAACTCGTGCGAGTACAGGCCGCGTTCGCCGACGGCGACGAGCCCGCGGCCGTCGGGCAGCCAGGCGCAGGAAATCAGCGGCGTCTCGGCGCGGACGCTGGCGACGGTCCGGCCGGTGGCGGCGTCCCAGACGCGGAGCAGGGAGCCGGCGGTGGCGATCCACTTGCCGTCGGGGGAGACGGCGAGGCCGTTGACGGGGCCGTCGGGGTCGGCGACGGTGGTCAGGAGAACGCCGGTGAGCGGGTCCCACTGGCTCACGTCTCCGCTCAGGGACGTGGTGAGGAGGCGGCTGCCATCGGGTGTGACGGCGAGCCCGGTGAGTTTCTCGTTGCGGTGGATCTGGACCTGGCGGCCGGCGACGGCGCGGCCCCCCGCGAGGCGGACCACCTGCACCAGGGACTCGGCACCGGTCCGGCCGGACCGCGGCCGGTGGCGCAGCACGGCCAGCCAGGTCCCGTCAGGCGCGACGGCGACGGTGTGCGCCCGGCCGTCCGCACCCCACGGACCCGGCACCGTGGCGGTCCGGACCTCCCCGAGACGGTTCCACAGCTGGAGCGCTCCTGCGGAGTCCGCGACGGCGAGCCACCTGCCGTCGGGGGCGACGACGAGGGCCTGCGCGGTGGTGGAGGGGCCCAGCGGGAGGACGGCGGGGTCCACGGTCGCCGACTGGCCGATGGTCTTGATCTCGACACCGTGCAGGTGGCCCGCCGCGTACCAGCCGCCGTGCGGCGCGAAGGCGACCGGCCCCTGGTACTCCCCGTGACGTGACGACAGGGGGCTGCTCCAGGTGTCACCGTACGAGTCGCAGAGCCGGGTGCTGCCGTCGCGGTGGGCGACGGCCAGCCACTCGGCGTCGCCGACGACGGTGACCGTCCGCATTCCCTCGCCGTCGCCGGAGCGGATCCGCTCCGGCCCCCTGCTGTCCCAGACCCGTACCGTTCCGTCCTCTCCGGTGCTGATCACCCGGCCGCCGTCCGGTGTGACCGCGACGGCGTGGACCGGGCCGGTATGGGCGGTGTAGCGGGCGCGGCACTCCCGTGTCCGCCGGTCCCAGACCGCGACGGTGCCGTCCTCGCCGCTGCTGACCAGCCACGTGCCGTCCGGTGAGACCGCCACCGCGGTGGCGGGGCCTCTGTGCGCGGAGATCTGCGACGTGTGGTGGGGCGGCGTCTCGTCCCAGATCTGCAGCACGCCGTTCGCCTCGGCGGAGACGATCCAGCTGCCGTCCCGCGCGATGGCGATGGCGTTCACCGGAGCCCCGGCGGTGGGACCGCGGTCCTGCACCTGGGCGAGGTCCCAGGACATCAGCCGGACTCGCCGGCGGCCGCCGACGGCCAGCCACACACCGTCGGCGGAGAACGCCACGCAGGTGTGCTCGTCACCCTGCTGGACGTTCTGGGCGAGGTGGTTCCCGCTCCAAGCCCATGTCTCCAGAGTGCCGTCCGTGGCGACGGTCGCGATCTGGCTCACGGAGGCCGCCAGGGTCCGCACCGACGCC
Above is a genomic segment from Streptomyces sp. NBC_00094 containing:
- a CDS encoding ABC transporter substrate-binding protein, with translation MRAAAFVACLCAVALGLGACGEGNEPVRVVPPSAASSAEEAGGMDALIEAAKKEGTLHTTTLLRHWANYGGLMDGFEEKYGIKIVNSNPFGSSQQEIDDIKRSRGKATAPDVLDLGDAFAQSATRQGLLAPYRVAAWDEIPPNQKDPDGAWFNSYGGYVSIGCDQSRVAVCPVSFADLLKPEYQGMVALNGNPTTAGSAFAGVYAAALANGGSFDDIQPGIDFFAELDDVGNYNRGNPNPEAIVRGETPISIEWDFLNLRHVDELRGTDVRWKVSIPFDGSFSQYYAQAINKHAPHPAAARLWQEYLADPEGQNLRLTGYARPVLMDVMAKDGTLDEVKASRLPTVEGGAPAFPTAAQLAKALRVVEKNWTAAVDG
- a CDS encoding SpoIIE family protein phosphatase/ATP-binding protein — its product is MGSWLTTRSVARQVFLLQLILVVLLVAAAVVAIVVQAQRDTMTDARHRTIAAAQSFAHAPGLARALENDFPTVELQPLAEGARKAAGIDALIVYELDGITLTHSDPTQLGKHVIGPYAEAAAGQPFTRTFQGALGLSVVSAAPVRDARGQVVGIVSAAVTVEKVRDSVDQQLPVFLGSAAGALALVAFGTGLVSRRLRRQTHGLGPTEMTRMYEHHDAVLHAVREGVLITGRDRRLLLANDEARRLLDLPADAEGRRVTDLGLDAALTALLASDRIATDEVHLAADRLLALNKRVTLPVGGQQGSVVTLRDTTELRSLSGRAEVARERLTLLYDAGVRIGSTLDVVRTAEELAEVAVPGFADVVTVELLDPVLRGEEPAGASAELRRSAIAGLSEDHPLYPSGELIRFVPGSPVETSVSEGRSVVVADLASSPGWRAQDEERARRILHYGIHSLAVVPLRARGVVLGVANFWRAGVSTPFSDEDLSFAEELASRAAVSIDNARRYTREHTMAVTLQRSLMPRTLPDDEALDVASRYLPAESGVGGDWFDVIPLPGARVALVIGDVVGHGLHAAATMGRLRIAVHNFSALDLSPDELIGHLDELVALLDVQGESSEGGGEVITGATCLCAVYDSVSGEVIVATAGHLPPAVVRPDGTVEFLASPVSPPLGLGAGMPVETTRTTLPEGSRLVFYTDGLLEDRSRDVDASLDALREALAGPDRTPEETCAAVIDTMLPAGSSDDVALLVARVGRLDPDRVAEWEVARDPAAVSPVRNACARKLAEWGLEDIAFGTELILSELITNAVRYGIEPIRVRLLHSGSLICEVSDGSSTSPHIRRADDTDEGGRGLFLVAQYAEKWGTRYSPRGKTIWAAQATGPGAGPDLDQLGEDDILGQWDDVEL